From one Methanobacterium alcaliphilum genomic stretch:
- a CDS encoding cation diffusion facilitator family transporter: protein MDNNSVNSLKKGEKAAKYSAYTNLILAVIKGIVGILAGSVALVADSIHSFSDIFSSLAVYVGLKISQKKPDQKFPYGYYKVETLVSLIISVLIVITGFEIAFESFNDFLNPSTIEFPIVSLLTAILSVVVSYYLAKYKEKIGKEIGSQALLNDGKHSMVDVFSSLIVFLGIFASYIGYVSIQGISGLMVSFLIIYIGAKLGKNDILVLLDAAIDPEKVELIKKTALSIEGVVGLHDIKIRRSGPYIFVEIHLELKRGESVKKARDITIQVEKNIKNQIHELDHIIIQSEPVQKNYQMIAVPLIDDQGLSSKITPHFGKAKFFIIAKVKGGTIESFMIKKNPAISSETKKGIKAAELLKEENVDVLVIEHLSEGPKYVLSDYLLGTSNVNGDNLEEIILNAFNSFEN from the coding sequence ATGGATAATAATTCTGTTAATTCATTAAAAAAAGGTGAAAAAGCAGCAAAGTACTCTGCTTATACTAATCTGATTTTGGCAGTGATTAAAGGAATTGTAGGGATATTGGCTGGGAGTGTTGCTTTAGTAGCAGATTCTATTCATTCATTCTCTGATATTTTTTCATCACTGGCGGTTTATGTGGGGTTAAAAATTTCCCAGAAAAAACCAGATCAAAAATTCCCTTATGGTTATTATAAAGTGGAAACTTTGGTTTCTTTAATAATATCTGTCCTGATAGTCATTACTGGTTTTGAAATTGCTTTTGAATCATTTAATGATTTTTTAAATCCATCAACTATAGAATTTCCCATAGTCAGTCTTTTAACAGCTATTTTATCAGTTGTAGTTTCTTATTATCTGGCAAAATATAAAGAAAAGATTGGTAAAGAAATAGGATCTCAAGCACTCCTCAATGATGGAAAACATTCTATGGTGGATGTGTTTTCATCTTTAATAGTATTTTTAGGAATTTTTGCTTCATATATTGGATATGTTAGTATACAAGGTATTTCTGGACTGATGGTATCCTTTTTAATTATATATATTGGCGCAAAATTAGGTAAAAATGATATTTTGGTTTTGTTAGATGCGGCTATTGATCCAGAAAAAGTGGAACTAATTAAAAAAACTGCTTTAAGTATTGAGGGTGTTGTAGGGTTACATGATATTAAAATAAGAAGATCAGGACCATATATTTTTGTAGAAATCCATTTAGAACTTAAAAGAGGAGAATCAGTAAAAAAAGCCCGTGATATAACTATTCAAGTGGAAAAAAACATAAAAAATCAAATACATGAATTAGATCATATAATAATCCAAAGTGAACCCGTTCAAAAGAATTATCAAATGATTGCTGTACCCTTAATAGATGACCAAGGACTTTCTTCAAAAATAACTCCTCATTTTGGTAAAGCTAAGTTTTTTATAATTGCCAAAGTCAAAGGAGGTACAATTGAAAGTTTCATGATAAAAAAAAATCCAGCAATAAGTTCTGAAACAAAAAAAGGAATTAAAGCTGCTGAACTTTTAAAAGAGGAAAATGTTGATGTGTTGGTGATAGAACATCTTTCTGAAGGCCCTAAATATGTTTTATCTGATTATTTGTTAGGTACCTCAAATGTAAATGGTGATAATTTGGAAGAAATAATCCTTAATGCATTTAACTCATTTGAAAATTAA